A window of Benincasa hispida cultivar B227 chromosome 9, ASM972705v1, whole genome shotgun sequence genomic DNA:
CAAGACTTCTGTTTTCGGAGTTAAACCACAAACCAAACCTGAAAAAGCTATCCAGCTGCCACTTCGAAGCTTGAAAATTGctaaagaaatcaaaacttCTTTAAAAAAACACGTTTAGTCTTAGTCTCAAGATCATGGGaactccaaaaagaaaaaaaaaaattccattgCTAGACAAAGCCGCCCAACTAAACTTTAACTAATGATGAGTGATTTGGAATTGATTTAATCAACTAGACTTCAACTAATGATAAGTGATTTGCAATTGATTTCATCAACAAACCACATTTTTTAATCAAAGAAGAGAATTTGGCAGAATAATGGGGTGACTTATCTGGTTGATTTTAAACAGACTTTGGCTCTTTTTATTGGTGTTCTCTTTCAAAGCTTTTTGATGTTTTTTTCGTTTAAGATATTTGTAGAAGCTGGAATGTTTTATTTCACATTGTTAACTTGTTTGTTCATATTTGTACTTTGTATCCTGCAGTTGGGTTTCTGGTTTCTTGGTTTTTGGTCTTGTTCTTGGGATACTTGTTAGTTTGGTTGCtgctttccttttttttgttgtttatttttgtttactTGTCTTGAAGTTTGTatctttgagcattagtctcttctCATTTCCTTAATGAACAGTTTTATATCTGgttaaaaaagaaaggaaaagagatagATAACTTCAAATGATTCAGCATGACCCTTTTGACATTTTTGGTCCATCCGAGGACATTATTTGTCAGTTTGCTAAGCATAATTACCCATTCTActgtgtgtgtgtgtggagGGGAGGGAGATAGAGTGGGAGTGGAAGAGGATGGGTGTAATAGTAAAATAGAAAGGAGAAAGGAATGGTACAAGATTAATAGATAatgaataatatattaaattggaaagaTATTGTACTTTATTGTTGGGTCAGCCCTACACCTTGGCATTTTGTTGTGATAAATTATTACTATTTTCTTGAACAAGATACGAAATTCCACAAGGGAGTGAAGTAAGAGAAACAGTAATGAGaagataaattaaattttatagcaCTGTCGTACTTGGATTGTTAATTTACCTCTTAGTAGATTTTTTCTGTTAAATTATTAACCGAACTTTTACCATTCTAGGCGCAAGCAGCATGGTGTGTATGCATCATATATGTTAGGCCCTATAGGTAAAAAAATTAAGGTACAATTTAGAGATCTTTCGATGATTCTCATCTTCATAATTTGGTTTTAATGATGGTTGTATTTTGATCACATTATATATTTAGCCTTCAGCAAATATGTTTGTGACTTGAAGTTTTATAGGTTATCCTATTAGATACTAGATATCACCGTGATCCGCTGTTTAGTGATGGAACTATTTTGGGTACTGCTCAATGGACGtggctggagaaggagcttaAGGGTCCAGAGTCGGCAGTTACAATAATTGGGTCATCCATTCAGGTGTCTCAAGCATACTCTGTTTATAAACTTCTAGCCTGTGCACTTTTTCTGTGGATCTGTTCTTACACTTGTTCAGCGATAAATCTTATCATAAGACATCTTGTCTTGCGTAACATAGCAGTTGTCAGCTTTATTTTTGAGTACATGTCACAGTTATTCTACAATTCAGGTTATATCAAATCTTTCAGCAAACACCAGGCCGTTGTTCTATTTGGAGTCTTGGGGACGTTTCCCCAAGGAGAGAGATCTCCTTTTCAAGTTGATTGCAGATAGCAAGGTAAAAATCTCTAATTCACACTTGCGCTCCCATTTTTTATTCAAGCACCTCTACTCTTTAAATAACAAACTGCaaccaaaaggaaaaaaagaatgaGAGAAATCtccataatttataatttaaaactctttggaagaattttgtccctaaacttttgtttgtaataatttagtagtttaaatttctaacaatttagtccctaacgtaagaaaatctaaataaaattaagtatcaatttcattttttattacacAATGATTTAGTCtatgtagtttataaacacattTAGTCTTCAACCGATTTATCTATTTAAATACATAAGAAACACCACTAACTTTTAGTAACATTTTCTCTGGCAAAGgttaaattattacaaacttTTAGTTACCCGGATTAAATTGTTACCATTTTTTTGAGTATCTGTGAGTATCCGAGCTAGTTTACGCGCATCTCGACTAGTCTCATGGGACAACGTGCTTGACACTACAATATTTGAGTGTTAAAGAAACTCGTATTATATGAAGTAGGCTGCTCTAGTCCTTGTGCTTGTGATATAGGTCTTATCATGTAGATAATTTATTGTCAAGATGAATACTCTATGATCTATTTTGTTCTACTATGCATTATGTCTTTTCCTTCTTTCTGTCTTTTTATGGATTAAgagacaaggagttttctttaTAAGTGGAGATGTTCATTTTGGCGAAATTTCACGCTATGATTGCGCCGTTGAATATCCACTATTTGACATAACCTCAAGTGGTCTTACCCAAGCAGTTGAAAGGGTGGTTCCGCAACCATTACAATTTTTAGTGAGGTTTCTTGCATCATTGACGCCATCTACAATGAGAGTTATGAAAAGCAAATGCAGATACAAGTCCTGCACGTTCGGTATGCACATGTCACTCGCAATGTTTAGATTTTAGATGCTCTTCACTGTTTCACCTCCCCTTTGTGTACAAATTCTTGGTTCCTTTTAGGCCAACCAAATTTTGGAGTCGTTGAAATTGATTGGGGTGCAACTCCAGTAAGAATCAAAATGGAAGTGCGGGATACAAATGGACTTGCAGTGGTAGGTTTAAACATCCCATTGAGTTTGTTGCGTCCAGGAAACAGTGAGTATTTGTCCAGTAATAATACGGGAGAGTATGAGAGGCATTGTCTTCTGGAAGTTCATTTGGGATGGATAGTCCGATATCGCctggcaatttttttttatagtaccTTGACTTGTAAGTTACGAAATGTGCATTTATGAATTGAAATTCTATGCTAATCAATTGCCAGACACCAGTAGTGATGATTTGTTTACTTCAATATTGCAGTACTTCTTCTCGCTTTGTTGGGAATTGCTTATGTGGCCACATTGTCATGCAGGAGCTGCGTCCGCAAATGCAAGCGTGACTAACCGGggtttcacctttttttttttcttgtggcTGGTTATATTACAGATTAGAGACGATTGGAAAAGGGCAAAGATcaaataatgtaatttttaaaagtaatggCAAAAATAAGGTATATAGAAAAGATACCTAAAAAATAGGGTCAAAGAGAAGTATTGATAAAAATAGGATAATTTTGTGGAGTGACAAATTTGTATAACCAGTACATGATTACAGTTGTCTGATCATCACCCTGTGGATGCTAGATGGCTATCATGTTAGCCATATGGATTGGACTTGGTCAAAATGAGGATCAAATTCGTGAACAtccacgatttttttttttttttttttttttttttttttttaagtaaattttttttcttgttttgttctTGTTCTTTTATATCATACTCATTTACTAAATTTAGTGTCTCAAGATAAAATGTAATTTCATTAGTTCTTTTATTTAAAGatagaagtttacatgaaatcAAAAGTTTGAATTACAAGTTACTTAGTTTTCCATATGGTGGTTGTCTTCGTGTGTCTCTAGATTAGCTTCGCCTTGTTGTCGTCGTCAacgacgaatacgtcttcgatcagtgtcagcaacattgagtcgtcttgtcCGCTGCATAATATTTTCTACATTTACCAAGGTTTGGTCACATATTTAACTAACTCTGGTAAACTGTGTTGTACTGAATACTACTAGACATCTTGTACAAAATTATTCTATATGATGAAaaaagttaatactaaagaaTGTTCATATCATACATTTGAAAAACATAAGATAATAAAACTCTTATCATGTAATAGTGGTAAGTGTCGTCAGATGTGATAAATCGTTTCGTGATTGAATCATACTAGGAAAACTAAACATTTGATACAACTTGTCCATTTATTATTTCTCTTTGTGCACAACGATTATGACATGTACGTCAGTATGATATATATTCTACATGACTTTGATGCCAGTTgtggtcgtgcttacctctcaaTCAGTCTAACATTGTGTTGGGAGTATAACACAACGACGATACCATTTGTCGCAAACTAAATGGTCTCAACACATGATCTGGTTGATGTCACCCTATTATATGGAGGCATATAAGAGGGTTAACGATCAACCAAATGTCTTAACCATCACGACAATAATCAGACACTAATGACTAAATATCGTGCGTGTATGACTGccaattaatttagaaaaaaaatgaataattagcGTGTATGATTgccaattaatttgaaaaaaaaaagaaggaataaTTAGACACCCAAAAAGTATGTAATATTCACTTGTATACTAATTTATTActtgattgtgcatttggttaAATATTTGTCAATATATTAGTaacatatttgctgactgtCTAAAAGCAGttaatacaccactccatctaaatttttttaaaaatacaattaatttatatataaaatggtAATggaacaaatatataaataaaataatacttgaCCCTAAGTGGATGATGATTTGGGACCTGTAACTGGACCTGTGGTGCTACAATGTTAATTTTTTCATAAGCCCATACTTGTAGTAATATCAGTGGCCCCCCTTATTTCCAAAGCATGTGCATTAGCAGCCCGACATAGTTCTCTATAAAGGCATGTAAGAAAAACACCGACCCACGAGTATGTACTAGGATGCTCGAAATTAGCCAACAGTGGAAGAAGCATAAGACGTACTAAAATGTTCGACTTGTCAGCgaacaaaaatcctccaataagctgcataatgtatgctcgtgcatatCTCTGTAGGTTGATGTCGTTGGCATCAAGAGACAACTCTGAAAATTGGGATGATAACCacgggatactcaatcttgagccttTCAAATCATCTGGTTAAATGTCCAAAAGACCGTTACAAATAATTTTCCAATCATATTATGATGAACCTATAACAGGTTCTCCATCCACTAGTTATCCAAATTGAACTACAACATCCTGCAACGCAATTGTGCATTCCCCACAAGGCAtgtgaaatgtgtgggtttctGTCTCCAACGATCTACCAAAGTAGTAATGAGGTGCCAATCTAATTGGATAAATCTATTATGTGCAACCCCAATAAAACCAGCCTGTTGTACATAAGGCATAATACGTGGATCAAACATGATTGTATGTTTTGTTGATGCCCAAACAGGATAGCATGTTCTGTCAATGCCTCATTCTCCGATAGCCTAAAACTACAATAAAGGAACTATCCTATATCGATTGTGAATGATggatattttgttgatatagttgCACAAGATTAAAAgaactattgggttttatgtcctaaaactcgtggttttaaaacttattatgaaaattcaataagttgttattgaatatatgaattgcttatttcgttttagaaataaatccaataaactaaaagatccatgattattacacgaatacttgaactttatgtagagacatgaaagtgggtcaggtttgagtaaatagtcaaaatgatctatatatatgaataaggttgggtgccttattctggtaacactattggatgtggcccattttgtagttgttacaaggagttgtaaagtgctacagacgaattGATCCTGATTCGTATATGTCATGATATGATATGAAGAGTGGGGCctcttgtgcaatgagtttgtacaagattggaccacaaaataagtcactcttactttataatgttgtttactgtttaagactgactatttcaaagtgatgacctaggtaacttgaccttaatcctaagctaactatgaactcctatttatttgggattattcttagatttgcataggtgagggttgactcaacagcgccggctcaataaacctccatttcatgggtaagaccgagtagatagctaggaacatagggtgcaatatggaattcactcctacccactttcagggatagtagagaggttgttcccctAAGTGCAGACTCCAGGTCTTAAGTAAGGGCCCCAtcttctcattggcctgagagggactcagatcaaatcaaatcacaaaccaattgttcattagaggattagtgggacttaaggaataaaaggtaatctcgggggtaaaacagtcatttgacctagtcgttattacgaataacctgtgaagggttaacttactaattatggttatatcgaatggacacaatatatctacagtgagaggagtgcaactatggaatttagtggagtgacctagtagttggggttaattcgatgtaaaaagtttaaccaattaatctcggatcgttggagtccatgatttgTAAGTCCACGAgatcctcctactagctcacaaatggattagctttaaagTAGTgcgataagttaatttgaaccattcaaattagaattaagagactTTGTAATTActtatgatataattacgcatttaattttggaactaaacgaaattagagaatcaattaatattaaaatatgaattaaatattaaattcatgaataaagattcatgatGGTAGAAtaagtgttaaattaatttaaaatttattattgaattatttagaattaattaaattgtttaattaattatttattattaattttattagaaaattaattattgaattaattttgtaaaattaataaagattccatttttgaaaaattgattttggaaatcaattacaaattcaaaattgaaaaagatagaaaatgaaaaatcccCAAAAGTGAGATTTCTCCTCTTTCTattcaacttgctcacacatTCTCTACTATGGTTTTCAGTCAATCTTCAAGCATGAGGTGTAATTCATGCAACAATGTTGTTTGCATGATagtcatgtaataaataaagaagattgaagtggaaatcgggcatgcaacTGAAAGTTTTAAGCTGAAAAACTTCAAAGGTTGAAGAAGAGTTTTCAACTGAAAAACCAGAATCTCTTCTCCATTTTTTCCTCAATTCAAGTttattttaagtcccacaactcaatctaaggcaccaagaggatataggaaaggccttgaggtggttcacaagtagATTTGGAGGAGATTTACAGCTGGAATCGAGATTTAagtggttcttcaaaggtatgtcatgaaaccctcttattagtttatgagcatgcttaatttaaaactaaaattaatgaattagaatgcttaatgatccgttTTACTTCCGCTGCgtgttttctaactctaacaaGAACCAGGTTCCATGATGTACAAACAATGaaagaatataaatatatatcaatagAGCCAATTCCATAACAAATTCAGTTGACAACAAAATCCATTATAGACTTCATATACTTGGAAGTCAGAAAATTTCAACGATAGAACATTCCATATATACTTCCCATTCCAACTacgaaataataaaaaaataatctttgGTATACTACATATATTATTACATGTGAATATACATATACTTCAAACACCTAAAGTAATGGcataaaatgtttaataaatctAAGTATATTACAAATACACTAATTTATGGATTGTAATTGCCTTTTTTGATGTTTTAGGGGTTTCAACCAACATAACAATTTTGTGTAGGTCAGTATGGGATGTTTGATTGCTTTTAATTGTTtgatacaaaattttaatactCAATATCAACTTAAAACTTTGGATTTTGTCATTAGTTACAAGTATGACATTAAACCAACATTACTCTTTGTttagatatatatgatatatcagaTAGGTTCATAATTGTACATCTTAGAACACTTAAATGTACAACACCTTTAGATACATATgatatgcatgaaattaaatgcctACTATGACAGTACATTTCATATAgatttcatatatttgaaaGTCAGAAAATTTCAAGGATGGAACATTCCATATATTATTTCCATTCCAACTACGAAATGATCAAGACTAATCTTTGGTATATTACATATTATAACATGTGAATACACATACACTTCATGGCataaaatgttttataaatttaagaatATTACAAATACACTAATATATAAGACATTTACAAAATGATGACcaacaataaaaataacatatctgCAACATTAtgataaaacaaaacataaagaAAACTTTCGAATATGACAAATTGATATGATGCTCAACAATAAACTAACTTCCAAAAAATTTGAGAACATGACATATAGATGGGAAAATAATTCACACATCTACCCCACATTCAATGggtataaataataaaaaaaaacatcgaAGATCCATTTGAgtccaaaatataacttaataacaaaaataaagttcaagtactaaCTTAATGACAACGTTAAAAAACCAAGGGAAAATTAGATATTCAGTCCATAGGTTGCCTTCGTTCCCTTTTCATCATGGCCAacttgataaaataaaaaatagctaTCTTCACTGCATCTTCAACATTCTCAAACTCATAATTCGGGGAATCCTTGTCCAACTCAATGTCATTCATGTTGGACCTATCTCCCAAGTACAACTTCCTAAGCCTAAGAGTTCTATCATGATCAAAATCAACTACACGCCTGAGACTATATCTCAAACCTGTCACAATATCAAACTTCTCCCGGCCAAAAGAAACATTCTTTCTAGCAACTTAAAGCTAATAACGTCTTCCCTATCCTCTTGTACCTTCCGCAGAAGAATATAATGACACAAAGACCCATCAAAAACTAACTTAACATccaaaaaatgacaaaaaatagTCTGCCTAAATATATACAGTGCATAGGTGTTAACTTGTTCTTAACATTTGCACTACTTGAGAATgtcaagtttatttttttttctcttatcatttaaaaaatgtcaataaCTATTGAGtggagagtattataaatatgttaaattaggtgtaGTGTAGATGTccattattagtgtctattGGTCATATGTCACTTATCCATTAACCCATGTGTTGTCCATTTGTCTCACAATTACCCACTATTAGTGTTCATGTAATCCACcttcctacttgccaaattgcctataaatagtggcatttggtgggttttgaaagacacatattatatccaaaaagattggagaaagtggagaaatccattctttgttattttatttactttttgttatttatttattttacatatttatatatttattatatttatttattttattatatattattat
This region includes:
- the LOC120086269 gene encoding uncharacterized protein LOC120086269 yields the protein MEMGNERRWRWWRFFIVTGVAVAGFLFPSSSASQQEQLMEPQPVVSRIAFGSCANQDASQPIWNSIINFDPQVFIWLGDNIYGDIRRPFKLLGRERTVGPWKNVPRFVPSSKQEMMLKYKKGKTVPGYSRLRQKTKVIGVWDDHDYGLNNAGKEFTEKVTNQKLLLDFLDEPLDSPRRKQHGVYASYMLGPIGKKIKVILLDTRYHRDPLFSDGTILGTAQWTWLEKELKGPESAVTIIGSSIQVISNLSANTRPLFYLESWGRFPKERDLLFKLIADSKRQGVFFISGDVHFGEISRYDCAVEYPLFDITSSGLTQAVERVVPQPLQFLVRFLASLTPSTMRVMKSKCRYKSCTFGQPNFGVVEIDWGATPVRIKMEVRDTNGLAVVGLNIPLSLLRPGNSEYLSSNNTGEYERHCLLEVHLGWIVRYRLAIFFYSTLTLLLLALLGIAYVATLSCRSCVRKCKRD